A window from Acinonyx jubatus isolate Ajub_Pintada_27869175 chromosome E1, VMU_Ajub_asm_v1.0, whole genome shotgun sequence encodes these proteins:
- the ERN1 gene encoding serine/threonine-protein kinase/endoribonuclease IRE1 isoform X3 → MRLGCGLSNLSVFIFEIFGSPSTVTLPETLLFVSTLDGSLHAVSKRTGSIKWTLKEDPVLQVPTHVEEPAFLPDPNDGSLYTLGGKNNEGLTKLPFTIPELVQASPCRSSDGILYMGKKQDIWYVIDLLTGEKQQTLSSAFADSLCPSTSLLYLGRTEYTITMYDTKTRELRWNATYFDYAASLPEDDGDYKMSHFVSNGDGLVVTVDSESGDVLWIQNYASPVVAFYVWQREGLRKVMHINVAVETLRYLTFMSGEVGRITKWKYPFPKETEAKSKLTPTLYVGKYSTSLYASPSMVHEGVAVVPRGSTLPLLEGPQTDGVTIGDKGECVITPSTDLKFDPGLKGKSKLNYLRNYWLLIGHHETPLSASTKMLERFPNNLPKHRENVIPADSEKKSFEEVINLVEQTSENAPTAVSQEVEEKFEHAPAKPEAPVDSVLKDIATIILSTFLLIGWVAFIITYPLSMHQQQQLQHQQFQKELEKIQLLQQQQLPFHPPGDVAQDAELLDSSGLYSESSGTSSPSTSPRASNHSLHSSGSASRAGASPFLEQDDEDEETSMVIVGKISFCPKDVLGHGAEGTIVYRGMFDNRDVAVKRILPECFSFADREVQLLRESDEHPNVIRYFCTERDRQFQYIAIELCAATLQEYVEQKDFAHLGLEPITLLQQTTSGLAHLHSLNIVHRDLKPHNILLSMPNAHGRIKAMISDFGLCKKLAVGRHSFSRRSGVPGTEGWIAPEMLSEDCKDNPTYTVDIFSAGCVFYYVISEGSHPFGKSLQRQANILLGAYSLDCLHPEKHEDVIARELIEKMIAMDPQKRPSAKHVLKHPFFWSLEKQLQFFQDVSDRIEKESLDGPIVKQLERGGRAVVKTDWRENITVPLQTDLRKFRTYKGGSVRDLLRAMRNKACSVFWMKPL, encoded by the exons ATCCGGTTCTGCAGGTTCCCACGCATGTGGAAGA gcctgccttcctcccagaTCCCAATGATGGCAGCCTGTATACACTTGGGGGTAAGAATAATGAAGGCCTGACG aaacttccctTTACCATCCCAGAGCTCGTACAGGCATCCCCATGCCGAAGTTCAGATGGAATTCTCTACATGG GTAAAAAGCAGGACATTTGGTATGTTATTGATCTTCTGACCGGGGAGAAGCAGCAGACTTTGTCATCGGCCTTTGCAGACAGTCTCTGCCCATCAACCTCTCTGCTGTATCTCGGGCGAACAG AGTACACAATCACCATGTACGACACCAAAACCCGCGAGCTCCGGTGGAATGCCACCTACTTCGACTACGCGGCCTCACTGCCGGAGGACGACGGGGACTACA AGATGTCCCACTTTGTGTCCAACGGCGATGGGCTGGTGGTGACCGTGGACAGTGAATCTGGCGACGTCCTGTGGATCCAAAACTACGCTTCCCCTGTGGTGGCCTTTTATGTCTGGCAGCGGGAGGGTCTGAGGAAGGTGATGCACATCAACGTCGCAGTGGAGACGCTGCGCTATCTGACCTTCATGTCTGGGGAGGTGGGCCGCATCACCAAGTGGAAGTACCCGTTCCCCAAGGAGACGGAGGCCAAGAGCAAGCTGAC GCCCACCCTGTATGTCGGGAAATACTCTACCAGCCTGTATGCCTCCCCCTCCATGGTGCACGAGGGGGTCGCTGTTGTG CCCCGGGGCAGCACACTTCCTTTGCTGGAAGGCCCCCAGACTGACGGGGTCACCATTGGGGACAAAGGGGAGTGTGTGATCACGCCCAGCACAGACCTAAAGTTTGACCCTGGGCTCAAAGGGAAGAGCAAGCTCAACTACTTGAGGAACTACTGGCTTCTGATAG GACACCATGAAACCCCCCTGTCTGCGTCTACCAAGATGCTGGAGAGATTCCCCAATAATCTGCCCAAACATCGAGAAAATGTGATTCCTGCCGATTCAGAGAAGAAGAGCTTTGAGGAA GTTATCAACCTGGTCGAGCAGACTTCAGAAAACGCGCCCACCGCCGTTTCACAGGAAGTGGAGGAGAAGTTCGAGCATGCCCCCGCTAAGCCCGAGGCCCccgtggactctgtgctgaaggaCATAGCCACCATCATCCTGAGCACCTTCCTGCTCATCGGCTGGGTGGCCTTCATCATCACCTACCCCTTG AGCatgcatcagcagcagcagctccagcACCAGCAGTTCCAGAAGGAACTAGAGAAAATCCAGCTCCTGCAACAGCAGCAGCTGCCCTTCCATCCCCCTGGAGACGTGGCTCAGGATGCTGAGCTCCTGGACTCGTCCGGCCTGTACTCAGAGAGCTCGGGCACCAGCAGCCCCAGCACATCCCCCAGAGCCTCCAACCACTCGCTCCACTCCAGTGGCTCTGCCTCCAGGGCTGGTGCCAGCCCCTTCCTGGAGCAGGACGATGAAG atgaggaaaccagcaTGGTGATTGTTGGGAAGATCTCATTCTGTCCCAAGGACGTGCTGGGCCACGGAGCTGAGGGCACGATTGTGTACCG GGGCATGTTCGACAACCGCGACGTGGCCGTCAAGAGGATCCTCCCCGAGTGTTTCAGTTTCGCGGACCGTGAGGTCCAGCTACTTCGGGAATCAGACGAGCACCCCAACGTGATTCGTTACTTCTGCACGGAGAGGGACCGGCAGTTCCAGTACATTGCCATCGAGCTGTGTGCGGCCACCCTGCAGGAG TACGTGGAGCAGAAGGACTTTGCCCACCTCGGCCTGGAGCCCATCACCTTGCTGCAGCAGACCACCTCGGGCCTGGCCCATTTGCACTCCCTCAACATTG TTCACAGAGACCTGAAGCCCCACAACATTCTCCTGTCCATGCCCAACGCACATGGCAGGATCAAGGCCATGATCTCTGACTTTGGCCTCTGCAAGAAGCTGGCTGTGGGCAGGCACAGTTTCAGCCGCCGCTCaggagtgcctggcacagaaggcTGGATCGCTCCGGAGATGCTGAGCGAGGACTGTAAGGACAATCCC ACCTACACAGTGGACATCTTCTCTGCGGGCTGTGTCTTTTACTACGTGATATCTGAGGGCAGCCACCCTTTTGGCAAGTCCCTGCAGCGGCAGGCCAACATCCTCCTGGGCGCCTACAGCCTCGACTGCTTACACCCGGAGAAGCACG aaGACGTCATTGCCCGGGAATTAATAGAGAAGATGATCGCAATGGATCCTCAGAAACGGCCCTCTGCGAAGCATGTGCTGAAGCACCCGTTCTTCTGGAGCCTGGAAAAGCAGCTCCAGTTCTTCCAG GACGTGAGTGACCGAATAGAAAAGGAATCCCTGGACGGCCCGATAGTGAAGCAGCTGGAGCGAGGCGGGAGAGCCGTGGTGAAGACGGACTGGAGAGAGAACATCACCGTCCCCCTGCAGACAG ATCTGCGTAAATTCAGAACCTATAAAGGTGGCTCTGTCCGCGACCTTCTCCGAGCCATGAGAAACAAG
- the ERN1 gene encoding serine/threonine-protein kinase/endoribonuclease IRE1 isoform X1, translating to MRLGCGLSNLSVFIFEIFGSPSTVTLPETLLFVSTLDGSLHAVSKRTGSIKWTLKEDPVLQVPTHVEEPAFLPDPNDGSLYTLGGKNNEGLTKLPFTIPELVQASPCRSSDGILYMGKKQDIWYVIDLLTGEKQQTLSSAFADSLCPSTSLLYLGRTEYTITMYDTKTRELRWNATYFDYAASLPEDDGDYKMSHFVSNGDGLVVTVDSESGDVLWIQNYASPVVAFYVWQREGLRKVMHINVAVETLRYLTFMSGEVGRITKWKYPFPKETEAKSKLTPTLYVGKYSTSLYASPSMVHEGVAVVPRGSTLPLLEGPQTDGVTIGDKGECVITPSTDLKFDPGLKGKSKLNYLRNYWLLIGHHETPLSASTKMLERFPNNLPKHRENVIPADSEKKSFEEVINLVEQTSENAPTAVSQEVEEKFEHAPAKPEAPVDSVLKDIATIILSTFLLIGWVAFIITYPLSMHQQQQLQHQQFQKELEKIQLLQQQQLPFHPPGDVAQDAELLDSSGLYSESSGTSSPSTSPRASNHSLHSSGSASRAGASPFLEQDDEDEETSMVIVGKISFCPKDVLGHGAEGTIVYRGMFDNRDVAVKRILPECFSFADREVQLLRESDEHPNVIRYFCTERDRQFQYIAIELCAATLQEYVEQKDFAHLGLEPITLLQQTTSGLAHLHSLNIVHRDLKPHNILLSMPNAHGRIKAMISDFGLCKKLAVGRHSFSRRSGVPGTEGWIAPEMLSEDCKDNPTYTVDIFSAGCVFYYVISEGSHPFGKSLQRQANILLGAYSLDCLHPEKHEDVIARELIEKMIAMDPQKRPSAKHVLKHPFFWSLEKQLQFFQDVSDRIEKESLDGPIVKQLERGGRAVVKTDWRENITVPLQTDLRKFRTYKGGSVRDLLRAMRNKKHHYRELPAEVRETLGSLPDDFVRYFTSRFPHLLPHTYRAMEPCSHERLFQPYYFHEPPELRPPVTPDAL from the exons ATCCGGTTCTGCAGGTTCCCACGCATGTGGAAGA gcctgccttcctcccagaTCCCAATGATGGCAGCCTGTATACACTTGGGGGTAAGAATAATGAAGGCCTGACG aaacttccctTTACCATCCCAGAGCTCGTACAGGCATCCCCATGCCGAAGTTCAGATGGAATTCTCTACATGG GTAAAAAGCAGGACATTTGGTATGTTATTGATCTTCTGACCGGGGAGAAGCAGCAGACTTTGTCATCGGCCTTTGCAGACAGTCTCTGCCCATCAACCTCTCTGCTGTATCTCGGGCGAACAG AGTACACAATCACCATGTACGACACCAAAACCCGCGAGCTCCGGTGGAATGCCACCTACTTCGACTACGCGGCCTCACTGCCGGAGGACGACGGGGACTACA AGATGTCCCACTTTGTGTCCAACGGCGATGGGCTGGTGGTGACCGTGGACAGTGAATCTGGCGACGTCCTGTGGATCCAAAACTACGCTTCCCCTGTGGTGGCCTTTTATGTCTGGCAGCGGGAGGGTCTGAGGAAGGTGATGCACATCAACGTCGCAGTGGAGACGCTGCGCTATCTGACCTTCATGTCTGGGGAGGTGGGCCGCATCACCAAGTGGAAGTACCCGTTCCCCAAGGAGACGGAGGCCAAGAGCAAGCTGAC GCCCACCCTGTATGTCGGGAAATACTCTACCAGCCTGTATGCCTCCCCCTCCATGGTGCACGAGGGGGTCGCTGTTGTG CCCCGGGGCAGCACACTTCCTTTGCTGGAAGGCCCCCAGACTGACGGGGTCACCATTGGGGACAAAGGGGAGTGTGTGATCACGCCCAGCACAGACCTAAAGTTTGACCCTGGGCTCAAAGGGAAGAGCAAGCTCAACTACTTGAGGAACTACTGGCTTCTGATAG GACACCATGAAACCCCCCTGTCTGCGTCTACCAAGATGCTGGAGAGATTCCCCAATAATCTGCCCAAACATCGAGAAAATGTGATTCCTGCCGATTCAGAGAAGAAGAGCTTTGAGGAA GTTATCAACCTGGTCGAGCAGACTTCAGAAAACGCGCCCACCGCCGTTTCACAGGAAGTGGAGGAGAAGTTCGAGCATGCCCCCGCTAAGCCCGAGGCCCccgtggactctgtgctgaaggaCATAGCCACCATCATCCTGAGCACCTTCCTGCTCATCGGCTGGGTGGCCTTCATCATCACCTACCCCTTG AGCatgcatcagcagcagcagctccagcACCAGCAGTTCCAGAAGGAACTAGAGAAAATCCAGCTCCTGCAACAGCAGCAGCTGCCCTTCCATCCCCCTGGAGACGTGGCTCAGGATGCTGAGCTCCTGGACTCGTCCGGCCTGTACTCAGAGAGCTCGGGCACCAGCAGCCCCAGCACATCCCCCAGAGCCTCCAACCACTCGCTCCACTCCAGTGGCTCTGCCTCCAGGGCTGGTGCCAGCCCCTTCCTGGAGCAGGACGATGAAG atgaggaaaccagcaTGGTGATTGTTGGGAAGATCTCATTCTGTCCCAAGGACGTGCTGGGCCACGGAGCTGAGGGCACGATTGTGTACCG GGGCATGTTCGACAACCGCGACGTGGCCGTCAAGAGGATCCTCCCCGAGTGTTTCAGTTTCGCGGACCGTGAGGTCCAGCTACTTCGGGAATCAGACGAGCACCCCAACGTGATTCGTTACTTCTGCACGGAGAGGGACCGGCAGTTCCAGTACATTGCCATCGAGCTGTGTGCGGCCACCCTGCAGGAG TACGTGGAGCAGAAGGACTTTGCCCACCTCGGCCTGGAGCCCATCACCTTGCTGCAGCAGACCACCTCGGGCCTGGCCCATTTGCACTCCCTCAACATTG TTCACAGAGACCTGAAGCCCCACAACATTCTCCTGTCCATGCCCAACGCACATGGCAGGATCAAGGCCATGATCTCTGACTTTGGCCTCTGCAAGAAGCTGGCTGTGGGCAGGCACAGTTTCAGCCGCCGCTCaggagtgcctggcacagaaggcTGGATCGCTCCGGAGATGCTGAGCGAGGACTGTAAGGACAATCCC ACCTACACAGTGGACATCTTCTCTGCGGGCTGTGTCTTTTACTACGTGATATCTGAGGGCAGCCACCCTTTTGGCAAGTCCCTGCAGCGGCAGGCCAACATCCTCCTGGGCGCCTACAGCCTCGACTGCTTACACCCGGAGAAGCACG aaGACGTCATTGCCCGGGAATTAATAGAGAAGATGATCGCAATGGATCCTCAGAAACGGCCCTCTGCGAAGCATGTGCTGAAGCACCCGTTCTTCTGGAGCCTGGAAAAGCAGCTCCAGTTCTTCCAG GACGTGAGTGACCGAATAGAAAAGGAATCCCTGGACGGCCCGATAGTGAAGCAGCTGGAGCGAGGCGGGAGAGCCGTGGTGAAGACGGACTGGAGAGAGAACATCACCGTCCCCCTGCAGACAG ATCTGCGTAAATTCAGAACCTATAAAGGTGGCTCTGTCCGCGACCTTCTCCGAGCCATGAGAAACAAG AAGCACCACTACCGGGAGCTCCCCGCGGAGGTGCGGGAGACGCTGGGCTCTCTCCCTGACGACTTTGTGCGCTACTTCACGTCCcgcttcccccacctcctcccccacacctACCGGGCCATGGAGCCCTGCAGCCACGAGAGGCTCTTCCAGCCTTACTACTTCCACGAGCCCCCAGAGCTCCGGCCCCCCGTGACTCCAGACGCCCTTTGA
- the ERN1 gene encoding serine/threonine-protein kinase/endoribonuclease IRE1 isoform X2: MPVRLLLALLLSGLGIFGSPSTVTLPETLLFVSTLDGSLHAVSKRTGSIKWTLKEDPVLQVPTHVEEPAFLPDPNDGSLYTLGGKNNEGLTKLPFTIPELVQASPCRSSDGILYMGKKQDIWYVIDLLTGEKQQTLSSAFADSLCPSTSLLYLGRTEYTITMYDTKTRELRWNATYFDYAASLPEDDGDYKMSHFVSNGDGLVVTVDSESGDVLWIQNYASPVVAFYVWQREGLRKVMHINVAVETLRYLTFMSGEVGRITKWKYPFPKETEAKSKLTPTLYVGKYSTSLYASPSMVHEGVAVVPRGSTLPLLEGPQTDGVTIGDKGECVITPSTDLKFDPGLKGKSKLNYLRNYWLLIGHHETPLSASTKMLERFPNNLPKHRENVIPADSEKKSFEEVINLVEQTSENAPTAVSQEVEEKFEHAPAKPEAPVDSVLKDIATIILSTFLLIGWVAFIITYPLSMHQQQQLQHQQFQKELEKIQLLQQQQLPFHPPGDVAQDAELLDSSGLYSESSGTSSPSTSPRASNHSLHSSGSASRAGASPFLEQDDEDEETSMVIVGKISFCPKDVLGHGAEGTIVYRGMFDNRDVAVKRILPECFSFADREVQLLRESDEHPNVIRYFCTERDRQFQYIAIELCAATLQEYVEQKDFAHLGLEPITLLQQTTSGLAHLHSLNIVHRDLKPHNILLSMPNAHGRIKAMISDFGLCKKLAVGRHSFSRRSGVPGTEGWIAPEMLSEDCKDNPTYTVDIFSAGCVFYYVISEGSHPFGKSLQRQANILLGAYSLDCLHPEKHEDVIARELIEKMIAMDPQKRPSAKHVLKHPFFWSLEKQLQFFQDVSDRIEKESLDGPIVKQLERGGRAVVKTDWRENITVPLQTDLRKFRTYKGGSVRDLLRAMRNKKHHYRELPAEVRETLGSLPDDFVRYFTSRFPHLLPHTYRAMEPCSHERLFQPYYFHEPPELRPPVTPDAL; this comes from the exons ATCCGGTTCTGCAGGTTCCCACGCATGTGGAAGA gcctgccttcctcccagaTCCCAATGATGGCAGCCTGTATACACTTGGGGGTAAGAATAATGAAGGCCTGACG aaacttccctTTACCATCCCAGAGCTCGTACAGGCATCCCCATGCCGAAGTTCAGATGGAATTCTCTACATGG GTAAAAAGCAGGACATTTGGTATGTTATTGATCTTCTGACCGGGGAGAAGCAGCAGACTTTGTCATCGGCCTTTGCAGACAGTCTCTGCCCATCAACCTCTCTGCTGTATCTCGGGCGAACAG AGTACACAATCACCATGTACGACACCAAAACCCGCGAGCTCCGGTGGAATGCCACCTACTTCGACTACGCGGCCTCACTGCCGGAGGACGACGGGGACTACA AGATGTCCCACTTTGTGTCCAACGGCGATGGGCTGGTGGTGACCGTGGACAGTGAATCTGGCGACGTCCTGTGGATCCAAAACTACGCTTCCCCTGTGGTGGCCTTTTATGTCTGGCAGCGGGAGGGTCTGAGGAAGGTGATGCACATCAACGTCGCAGTGGAGACGCTGCGCTATCTGACCTTCATGTCTGGGGAGGTGGGCCGCATCACCAAGTGGAAGTACCCGTTCCCCAAGGAGACGGAGGCCAAGAGCAAGCTGAC GCCCACCCTGTATGTCGGGAAATACTCTACCAGCCTGTATGCCTCCCCCTCCATGGTGCACGAGGGGGTCGCTGTTGTG CCCCGGGGCAGCACACTTCCTTTGCTGGAAGGCCCCCAGACTGACGGGGTCACCATTGGGGACAAAGGGGAGTGTGTGATCACGCCCAGCACAGACCTAAAGTTTGACCCTGGGCTCAAAGGGAAGAGCAAGCTCAACTACTTGAGGAACTACTGGCTTCTGATAG GACACCATGAAACCCCCCTGTCTGCGTCTACCAAGATGCTGGAGAGATTCCCCAATAATCTGCCCAAACATCGAGAAAATGTGATTCCTGCCGATTCAGAGAAGAAGAGCTTTGAGGAA GTTATCAACCTGGTCGAGCAGACTTCAGAAAACGCGCCCACCGCCGTTTCACAGGAAGTGGAGGAGAAGTTCGAGCATGCCCCCGCTAAGCCCGAGGCCCccgtggactctgtgctgaaggaCATAGCCACCATCATCCTGAGCACCTTCCTGCTCATCGGCTGGGTGGCCTTCATCATCACCTACCCCTTG AGCatgcatcagcagcagcagctccagcACCAGCAGTTCCAGAAGGAACTAGAGAAAATCCAGCTCCTGCAACAGCAGCAGCTGCCCTTCCATCCCCCTGGAGACGTGGCTCAGGATGCTGAGCTCCTGGACTCGTCCGGCCTGTACTCAGAGAGCTCGGGCACCAGCAGCCCCAGCACATCCCCCAGAGCCTCCAACCACTCGCTCCACTCCAGTGGCTCTGCCTCCAGGGCTGGTGCCAGCCCCTTCCTGGAGCAGGACGATGAAG atgaggaaaccagcaTGGTGATTGTTGGGAAGATCTCATTCTGTCCCAAGGACGTGCTGGGCCACGGAGCTGAGGGCACGATTGTGTACCG GGGCATGTTCGACAACCGCGACGTGGCCGTCAAGAGGATCCTCCCCGAGTGTTTCAGTTTCGCGGACCGTGAGGTCCAGCTACTTCGGGAATCAGACGAGCACCCCAACGTGATTCGTTACTTCTGCACGGAGAGGGACCGGCAGTTCCAGTACATTGCCATCGAGCTGTGTGCGGCCACCCTGCAGGAG TACGTGGAGCAGAAGGACTTTGCCCACCTCGGCCTGGAGCCCATCACCTTGCTGCAGCAGACCACCTCGGGCCTGGCCCATTTGCACTCCCTCAACATTG TTCACAGAGACCTGAAGCCCCACAACATTCTCCTGTCCATGCCCAACGCACATGGCAGGATCAAGGCCATGATCTCTGACTTTGGCCTCTGCAAGAAGCTGGCTGTGGGCAGGCACAGTTTCAGCCGCCGCTCaggagtgcctggcacagaaggcTGGATCGCTCCGGAGATGCTGAGCGAGGACTGTAAGGACAATCCC ACCTACACAGTGGACATCTTCTCTGCGGGCTGTGTCTTTTACTACGTGATATCTGAGGGCAGCCACCCTTTTGGCAAGTCCCTGCAGCGGCAGGCCAACATCCTCCTGGGCGCCTACAGCCTCGACTGCTTACACCCGGAGAAGCACG aaGACGTCATTGCCCGGGAATTAATAGAGAAGATGATCGCAATGGATCCTCAGAAACGGCCCTCTGCGAAGCATGTGCTGAAGCACCCGTTCTTCTGGAGCCTGGAAAAGCAGCTCCAGTTCTTCCAG GACGTGAGTGACCGAATAGAAAAGGAATCCCTGGACGGCCCGATAGTGAAGCAGCTGGAGCGAGGCGGGAGAGCCGTGGTGAAGACGGACTGGAGAGAGAACATCACCGTCCCCCTGCAGACAG ATCTGCGTAAATTCAGAACCTATAAAGGTGGCTCTGTCCGCGACCTTCTCCGAGCCATGAGAAACAAG AAGCACCACTACCGGGAGCTCCCCGCGGAGGTGCGGGAGACGCTGGGCTCTCTCCCTGACGACTTTGTGCGCTACTTCACGTCCcgcttcccccacctcctcccccacacctACCGGGCCATGGAGCCCTGCAGCCACGAGAGGCTCTTCCAGCCTTACTACTTCCACGAGCCCCCAGAGCTCCGGCCCCCCGTGACTCCAGACGCCCTTTGA